In Streptomyces sp. 1331.2, one genomic interval encodes:
- a CDS encoding alpha/beta fold hydrolase — protein sequence MAIVTTDHQVPHFSTIPATAGQKVELFVREHDGTPPGPPANRKVVLMLHGRSIPTLAAYDLQHTSYGWAEALARAGYDVFMMDLQGSGRSPRPRMEDPCNVGPNEQAAVNPPLSGPRTASYPFVLTNSQSDQDELGTVVDFILTNRNVSTVSFIGWSAAAFAMGPYAVKNPGKVESLFLLAPIFPPGGPSNPPTLPVPGFPTHVLTLKGFDQGWINEVHCPDQREPGIVDVVWSALMDIDSIGRTWGPVDPATGKPVGVSRFRNFVSWGWNNTTAGQGGILGGSVPVLIVHGEFDKTANTTPSNPNPALDFHVPALYDAITGPHKILVTAKCASHQMPWEVQHKNLHNLSKHWLDQGKVDGQTSGRFVMDEDGNITPAP from the coding sequence ATGGCCATCGTCACGACCGACCACCAGGTCCCGCACTTCTCGACCATCCCCGCAACGGCGGGCCAGAAGGTCGAGCTCTTCGTGCGGGAGCACGACGGCACGCCTCCCGGTCCGCCCGCGAACCGCAAGGTCGTCCTCATGCTGCACGGCAGGAGCATTCCGACGCTGGCGGCCTACGACCTGCAGCACACCTCGTACGGGTGGGCCGAAGCGCTCGCCCGGGCCGGGTACGACGTGTTCATGATGGACCTCCAGGGTTCGGGCCGGTCGCCGCGTCCCCGGATGGAGGACCCGTGCAACGTCGGCCCCAACGAGCAGGCTGCGGTCAACCCTCCGCTGTCGGGCCCGCGCACCGCGAGCTACCCCTTCGTGCTCACCAACTCCCAGAGCGACCAGGACGAGCTCGGCACCGTCGTCGACTTCATCCTCACCAACCGCAACGTGTCGACGGTCTCCTTCATCGGCTGGTCGGCGGCCGCGTTCGCGATGGGGCCGTACGCGGTGAAGAACCCGGGGAAGGTGGAGAGCCTGTTCCTGCTCGCCCCGATCTTTCCGCCGGGGGGCCCGTCGAACCCGCCGACCCTGCCGGTGCCGGGCTTCCCCACCCACGTCCTCACCCTGAAGGGCTTCGACCAGGGCTGGATCAACGAGGTGCACTGTCCGGACCAGCGTGAGCCCGGCATCGTCGACGTCGTGTGGAGCGCCCTGATGGACATCGACTCCATCGGTCGCACCTGGGGACCGGTCGACCCGGCCACCGGGAAGCCCGTGGGCGTCAGCCGCTTCCGGAACTTCGTCTCCTGGGGCTGGAACAACACCACGGCGGGGCAGGGTGGCATCCTCGGCGGAAGCGTGCCCGTGCTGATCGTGCACGGCGAGTTCGACAAGACGGCCAACACGACACCGTCCAACCCCAACCCGGCGCTCGACTTCCACGTCCCCGCGCTCTACGACGCCATCACGGGGCCCCACAAGATCCTGGTCACGGCGAAGTGCGCCAGTCACCAGATGCCCTGGGAGGTGCAGCACAAGAACCTGCACAACCTCTCCAAGCACTGGCTCGACCAGGGCAAGGTCGACGGGCAGACGTCGGGCCGTTTCGTGATGGACGAGGACGGCAACATCACCCCGGCGCCGTGA
- a CDS encoding helix-turn-helix domain-containing protein: protein MHDEPDDAGPDGAEESEDPRRLLVRALNERFKESSLSMERVAAKLKDSLGRSGVEGLSKSSVSRYLHLERTDLPDLSVLAELARIFGADAEELARWQAWRQQAKLAAERAVQQRRAERRVGGEAPAVGELVLYAPAVRAGAEAPEVQAGADEVAGGRPRSRWRYLAASVAVLGVVALGAVWAGHRIPPASNGSDVASAPAVVPPPPERTASATASATASATASATAPAATATAPAARSTGGSASGVEVGPLGEDSRCSAPMAGPSGVRLRACAMVEPHRVVFALKVDNPTASSVEVTVKVAAFWTSAHHACEPGPAVTHTVVAARTAFTTDPAHCVTARQEVPVAYQGEAFIAAGDGEEWVGHLYSPRANVYPGGETLWRCAGDVPC from the coding sequence GTGCACGACGAGCCGGACGACGCGGGACCGGACGGGGCGGAGGAGTCAGAGGACCCGAGGAGGCTGCTCGTCCGGGCGCTGAACGAGAGGTTCAAGGAGTCCAGCCTGTCGATGGAGCGGGTCGCGGCGAAGCTGAAGGACAGCCTCGGGCGCTCCGGGGTGGAGGGGCTGAGCAAGTCGTCCGTCAGTCGCTATCTGCACCTCGAACGCACCGACCTGCCCGACCTCAGCGTCCTGGCGGAGCTCGCCCGGATCTTCGGCGCGGACGCGGAGGAGCTGGCGCGGTGGCAGGCGTGGCGTCAACAGGCGAAGCTCGCCGCCGAGCGGGCGGTGCAGCAGAGACGCGCCGAGCGGAGGGTGGGCGGGGAGGCTCCGGCTGTGGGGGAGCTGGTCCTGTACGCGCCGGCGGTACGGGCGGGGGCGGAGGCTCCGGAGGTGCAGGCCGGGGCGGACGAGGTGGCCGGGGGGCGTCCACGATCCCGCTGGCGGTACCTTGCGGCCTCGGTGGCCGTGCTCGGGGTGGTGGCGTTGGGCGCGGTGTGGGCGGGCCACCGTATTCCTCCGGCCTCCAACGGTTCTGATGTGGCGTCGGCCCCGGCCGTCGTCCCGCCGCCGCCCGAGCGCACTGCGTCGGCCACCGCGTCGGCCACCGCGTCGGCCACTGCGTCGGCCACTGCGCCGGCCGCCACGGCGACCGCCCCGGCTGCGCGCAGCACCGGCGGCTCGGCGAGCGGGGTGGAGGTGGGCCCGCTGGGGGAGGACAGCCGGTGTTCGGCGCCCATGGCCGGCCCGTCGGGTGTACGGCTGCGGGCGTGCGCGATGGTCGAGCCGCACCGGGTGGTGTTCGCGCTCAAGGTGGACAACCCCACGGCATCGTCCGTGGAAGTCACCGTCAAGGTCGCCGCCTTCTGGACCTCGGCGCACCATGCCTGCGAACCCGGCCCGGCCGTCACCCACACCGTCGTCGCCGCCCGTACGGCGTTCACGACCGATCCGGCGCACTGCGTGACGGCGCGTCAGGAGGTGCCGGTGGCGTACCAGGGCGAGGCGTTCATCGCCGCCGGGGACGGGGAGGAGTGGGTCGGCCACCTGTACTCCCCGCGCGCCAACGTCTACCCGGGCGGGGAGACCCTGTGGAGGTGCGCCGGCGACGTGCCGTGCTGA
- a CDS encoding CHAP domain-containing protein — MKLSRRTLVAALLAATALTSAATGATGASAHADTRSTTAGQVAAQPLDEAVAPASSAQASSALRNKIVSVARGEVTRKGGEPEDSHACNKYFEYTKVGHGSCQETSWCAAFAEWVWHKAGVKGVPDDTLAARGIGKWGVERGLFHRLGGYTPKPGDLMIYGEPDGHTPGHVGVVVAVHPNGTVDTVDGNYSDKVTLREDLKPSEVVVNHKDVSGFVSPPGA; from the coding sequence GTGAAACTCTCCCGCCGCACCCTGGTGGCCGCCCTGCTCGCCGCCACCGCGCTCACCTCCGCCGCCACCGGCGCCACCGGCGCCAGTGCCCACGCGGACACCCGCAGCACCACCGCCGGGCAGGTGGCGGCGCAGCCGCTGGACGAGGCCGTCGCGCCGGCCTCCTCCGCCCAGGCCTCCTCGGCGCTGCGCAACAAGATCGTCTCCGTGGCCCGCGGCGAGGTCACCCGCAAGGGCGGCGAGCCCGAGGACAGCCACGCCTGCAACAAGTACTTCGAGTACACCAAGGTCGGCCACGGCTCCTGCCAGGAGACGTCCTGGTGCGCGGCCTTCGCCGAGTGGGTGTGGCACAAGGCCGGCGTCAAGGGCGTGCCGGACGACACCCTGGCGGCGCGCGGCATCGGCAAGTGGGGCGTCGAGCGGGGCCTGTTCCACCGCCTCGGCGGCTACACCCCCAAGCCGGGCGACCTCATGATCTACGGCGAGCCCGACGGCCACACCCCGGGCCACGTGGGCGTCGTCGTGGCCGTCCACCCGAACGGCACCGTCGACACCGTCGACGGCAACTACAGCGACAAGGTCACGCTCCGCGAAGACCTCAAGCCCTCCGAGGTCGTGGTCAACCACAAGGACGTCAGCGGCTTCGTCAGCCCGCCCGGCGCCTGA
- a CDS encoding bifunctional DNA primase/polymerase, with amino-acid sequence MTAPQAVGSDRTSRQPDMPAVARWCAAQGWPVHPLAPGRKTPPANCQACQESPHSPAECPCTRVGRWCHGFHAATVDQDVINAWWTVNPDFGTGVACGPAGLVVIDIDSHPGDVPARDRLLPGIPIHEHVNLDGLENGYHTLALLAALRSSPDPAQDTSTLRVRTPSGGMHVWYRDDADLRFTCSTGSSTGRALAWQVDVRAHGGYIVAPGTTTSAGTYTALPGAWMPAPLPRWLSEELVRTGHLKDRPETRPTAQPPVPDRARQAVVAAGGGKRGAERILDTVLQDVTDCATTPEGAGFTGKLNRAAYTVGGLVSAGHLTHGDAEQLLLDAARTARPTQDRHSSAVIRSGLAAGARQPLHIGKARG; translated from the coding sequence GTGACGGCGCCGCAGGCCGTGGGGAGCGACCGAACGAGCCGCCAGCCGGACATGCCGGCCGTCGCCCGCTGGTGCGCTGCCCAGGGATGGCCGGTCCACCCGCTGGCCCCTGGGCGCAAGACACCACCCGCGAACTGCCAGGCTTGCCAGGAGTCCCCGCACTCCCCCGCCGAGTGCCCGTGCACCCGGGTCGGTCGCTGGTGCCACGGTTTCCACGCCGCCACCGTCGACCAGGACGTGATCAATGCCTGGTGGACCGTCAACCCCGACTTCGGTACGGGCGTCGCCTGTGGTCCGGCAGGCCTGGTCGTGATCGACATCGACAGCCACCCCGGCGACGTCCCCGCCCGGGACCGGCTCCTGCCCGGCATCCCGATCCACGAGCACGTCAATCTCGACGGCTTGGAGAACGGCTACCACACGCTCGCCCTGCTGGCTGCTCTCCGCAGCTCCCCCGACCCGGCCCAGGACACCTCCACGCTTCGCGTCCGTACGCCCTCCGGTGGCATGCACGTCTGGTACCGCGACGACGCCGACCTCCGTTTCACCTGCTCCACGGGGTCCTCCACCGGTCGGGCCCTCGCCTGGCAGGTCGACGTCCGTGCCCACGGCGGCTACATCGTCGCCCCGGGAACCACCACCAGCGCGGGCACCTACACCGCTCTCCCCGGCGCCTGGATGCCCGCCCCGCTCCCCCGCTGGCTCAGCGAGGAACTCGTTCGCACCGGACACCTCAAGGACAGGCCGGAGACCCGACCCACCGCCCAGCCCCCCGTGCCCGACCGTGCCCGGCAGGCCGTCGTGGCAGCCGGCGGCGGCAAGCGCGGAGCCGAACGCATCCTCGACACCGTCCTGCAGGACGTGACCGACTGCGCCACCACGCCGGAGGGAGCCGGCTTCACCGGCAAGCTCAACCGTGCCGCGTACACCGTCGGAGGCCTCGTCTCCGCCGGACACCTGACCCACGGCGACGCCGAACAGCTCCTCCTCGACGCCGCCCGCACCGCCCGCCCCACCCAGGACCGACACAGCTCCGCCGTCATCCGTTCCGGCCTCGCCGCCGGCGCCCGGCAGCCCCTGCACATCGGGAAGGCCCGCGGATGA
- a CDS encoding DNA primase family protein, protein MTDSTRKRTVFDPVAAAQQILEYPPVPGPSQAPWHGSAVQESLLDPGAEADTPDTPEAPEAPEAPEAPPQAPVQPFHGDPGVLATPSSPQSPQSPQSPQSPQSPPSPPSPPSAPAKAPARASSRTSAEPRAGREAGREADPQASPHGLLPDSLSDRGNAKLFVHLYGRDYRHVPGIGWYRWSTHRWQLDEDDTVLWAAGEMAESIANHDPRGVYTNTDLRRHRRRALSTSGMNAMLAQAKSAPGMVLNASLLDADAYALCTPGGVVDLRTGAIVPPDPKVHHHSRSTTLAPARMRTPRWDRFLTDTFGDDKEGRQTRDFLHLLLGYSISGDVGAQVMPFLYGQGKNGKSVLLDVMIQLLGDYADAAPPGFLMAKTFDGHPTDLAELHGRRIIVCSELKPGDRFDEARVKLLTGGDKIKARRMRQDFFSFEPTHKLWLLGNHRPEVGTGGFAFWRRMRLIPFERVVPEERKIDNLAHVLVAEEGPGILAWLIDGARRYFAGEKDLAGPQRVQVATTAYAETEDHVGRFLKEACVTGEGMRAEQSQLFGAYTRWCGFEGANPVSGRAFAARVRETLGMTSPKEMVLSNSRKYYPGIGLITDDTEEQNA, encoded by the coding sequence ATGACCGACAGCACCCGCAAGAGGACGGTCTTCGACCCCGTGGCCGCAGCCCAGCAGATCCTGGAGTACCCACCGGTTCCCGGCCCGTCCCAGGCCCCCTGGCACGGCAGCGCCGTCCAGGAGAGTCTGCTCGACCCCGGGGCCGAGGCCGACACTCCCGACACTCCCGAGGCTCCCGAGGCTCCCGAGGCTCCCGAGGCGCCGCCCCAGGCGCCCGTGCAGCCCTTCCACGGTGACCCGGGAGTGTTGGCAACCCCATCGAGCCCTCAGAGCCCTCAGAGCCCTCAGAGCCCTCAGAGCCCTCAGAGCCCCCCGAGCCCCCCGAGCCCCCCGAGCGCGCCTGCCAAGGCCCCCGCCCGGGCCTCCTCCCGAACGTCGGCCGAGCCGCGGGCGGGCCGTGAGGCAGGCCGTGAAGCGGACCCGCAGGCCAGCCCGCACGGCCTGCTGCCCGACTCCCTCTCCGACCGCGGCAACGCCAAGCTCTTCGTCCACCTCTACGGCCGCGACTACCGCCACGTCCCCGGCATCGGCTGGTACCGCTGGTCCACCCACCGCTGGCAGCTCGACGAGGACGACACGGTCCTGTGGGCCGCCGGCGAGATGGCCGAGAGCATCGCCAACCACGACCCCCGCGGCGTCTACACCAACACCGACCTGCGCCGGCACCGCCGCCGAGCCCTGTCCACCTCCGGCATGAACGCCATGCTGGCCCAGGCCAAGTCCGCCCCCGGCATGGTCCTCAACGCCTCCCTCCTCGACGCCGACGCCTACGCCCTGTGCACCCCCGGCGGCGTCGTCGACCTGCGCACCGGCGCCATCGTCCCGCCCGACCCGAAGGTCCACCACCACTCACGCTCCACCACCCTCGCCCCGGCCCGGATGCGCACCCCCCGCTGGGACCGCTTCCTCACCGACACCTTCGGCGACGACAAGGAAGGCCGACAGACCCGCGACTTCCTCCACCTGCTGCTCGGCTACTCGATCAGCGGCGACGTCGGCGCCCAGGTCATGCCCTTCCTCTACGGCCAGGGCAAGAACGGCAAGTCCGTCCTCCTCGACGTCATGATCCAGCTCCTGGGCGACTACGCCGACGCGGCCCCGCCCGGCTTCCTCATGGCCAAGACCTTCGACGGCCACCCCACCGACCTCGCCGAACTCCACGGCCGGCGCATCATCGTCTGCTCCGAGCTCAAGCCCGGCGACCGCTTCGACGAGGCCCGGGTCAAGCTGCTCACCGGCGGCGACAAGATCAAGGCCCGCCGGATGCGCCAGGACTTCTTCTCCTTCGAGCCCACCCACAAGCTCTGGCTGCTCGGCAACCACCGCCCCGAGGTCGGCACCGGCGGCTTCGCCTTCTGGCGCCGCATGCGCCTGATCCCGTTCGAACGGGTCGTCCCCGAGGAACGCAAGATCGACAACCTGGCCCACGTCCTCGTCGCCGAGGAGGGCCCCGGTATCCTCGCCTGGCTCATCGACGGAGCCCGCCGCTACTTCGCCGGTGAGAAGGACCTCGCCGGCCCCCAGCGCGTCCAGGTCGCCACCACCGCCTACGCGGAGACCGAGGACCACGTCGGTCGCTTCCTCAAGGAGGCCTGCGTCACGGGCGAGGGCATGCGTGCCGAACAGTCTCAGCTCTTCGGCGCCTACACCCGTTGGTGCGGCTTCGAGGGAGCCAATCCCGTTTCCGGGCGTGCCTTCGCCGCACGAGTCCGCGAGACACTGGGTATGACGTCTCCCAAGGAGATGGTCCTGTCCAACAGCCGCAAGTACTACCCGGGCATCGGCCTGATCACCGACGACACAGAGGAGCAGAACGCGTGA
- a CDS encoding DUF6009 family protein: MSALIDPAELAHETDLVWLEDTSDLDYVRQSLDRLTTRRGRPAYHRDGRMVGYAILGPDAKSSRASGTFRRRVFWLLPHDRDQDPEGLYSTGAPSEAVDPRTVAPGVKGYKTERSEGGPASPAMLELGITLPKA; the protein is encoded by the coding sequence GTGAGCGCGCTGATCGACCCGGCCGAGCTCGCCCACGAAACCGACCTCGTCTGGCTGGAGGACACCTCCGACCTCGACTACGTCCGTCAGTCGCTGGACCGCCTCACCACCCGCCGCGGCCGCCCCGCCTACCACCGGGACGGCCGGATGGTCGGCTACGCCATCCTCGGACCGGACGCCAAGTCCTCCCGCGCCTCCGGCACCTTCCGCCGCCGCGTCTTCTGGCTGCTCCCCCACGACCGCGACCAGGACCCCGAAGGCCTCTACTCCACCGGCGCCCCCTCCGAGGCCGTCGACCCGCGCACCGTCGCCCCGGGCGTCAAGGGCTACAAGACCGAACGCTCCGAGGGCGGCCCGGCCTCGCCGGCGATGCTCGAACTGGGAATAACGCTTCCCAAGGCCTGA
- a CDS encoding toll/interleukin-1 receptor domain-containing protein produces MRRDSGQQTRVFVSYSRRDSRFVSWLADCLKEQGFLVDYDLSTDDRLGVDTGISAEDAWWTRVEEMITAADVVVFVVSPDSARSRVCEEEIAFTQAIGKRLIPVLFRPVDYRKIPPRLAALNVKVSFAEAEAVAEHDAIAQHEAASQHEAAALQLLMDALRHDVRWYRMATQVTAAARRWHTASRPAGHLLRGSALQEAEEWAARRPAEAGRLPDVVLSFLRAGREQEEEVRLVAEIQRARLDELREIVEPYLLAEIRLREQHEASVHPFHREEFRQMTDYLRSLLRIEAKKWHPQRAAHVQATGARDGYADIYRFPCCGKYAREFGAQHPSQLSSEGCRDVPEAIRARPRQAPSDWRRGSLLLGAREEAEHPRNRLTGGE; encoded by the coding sequence GTGCGACGAGATTCCGGGCAGCAGACCCGGGTGTTCGTGTCCTACTCCCGCCGGGACTCCCGCTTCGTCTCCTGGCTCGCCGACTGCTTGAAGGAACAGGGCTTCCTCGTCGACTACGACCTGTCGACCGACGACCGACTGGGCGTCGACACGGGCATCTCGGCGGAAGACGCCTGGTGGACCCGCGTCGAAGAGATGATCACCGCAGCGGATGTCGTCGTCTTCGTCGTCTCCCCCGACTCCGCGCGCTCCCGGGTCTGCGAGGAGGAGATCGCCTTCACCCAGGCCATCGGGAAGCGACTGATCCCCGTGCTCTTCCGGCCTGTCGACTACCGGAAGATCCCACCCCGGCTCGCGGCGCTCAACGTGAAGGTCAGCTTCGCCGAAGCGGAAGCGGTCGCCGAGCACGACGCGATCGCTCAGCACGAAGCCGCCTCCCAGCACGAAGCCGCCGCGTTACAGCTACTGATGGACGCCCTCCGGCACGACGTCCGCTGGTACCGAATGGCCACCCAGGTGACCGCCGCGGCCCGGCGCTGGCACACGGCGAGCCGACCCGCCGGCCACCTGCTGCGCGGCAGCGCCCTGCAGGAGGCCGAGGAGTGGGCGGCGCGCAGGCCCGCCGAGGCAGGCCGCCTGCCCGACGTCGTGCTCTCCTTCCTGCGCGCCGGCCGGGAGCAGGAGGAGGAGGTCCGCCTGGTCGCCGAGATCCAACGCGCCAGGCTGGACGAACTGCGCGAGATCGTCGAACCGTACCTGCTTGCGGAGATCAGGCTCAGGGAGCAGCACGAGGCCTCCGTCCATCCGTTCCACCGCGAGGAGTTCCGGCAGATGACCGACTACCTGAGGTCCCTGCTGCGGATCGAGGCCAAGAAGTGGCACCCCCAGCGCGCCGCACACGTCCAGGCGACAGGCGCCCGGGACGGCTACGCCGACATCTACCGCTTCCCCTGCTGCGGCAAGTACGCCCGGGAGTTCGGCGCGCAGCACCCCTCGCAGCTCAGCAGCGAGGGCTGCCGGGACGTCCCCGAAGCCATCCGCGCCCGGCCCCGCCAGGCACCCAGCGACTGGCGCCGCGGCTCCCTCCTCCTCGGCGCCCGGGAGGAAGCGGAACACCCGCGAAACCGGTTGACCGGTGGTGAATGA
- a CDS encoding HAD domain-containing protein — protein MRPVLLVDVDGPLNPYAAKPHRRPEGYVTHRLMTPRWEAAERSRLAAWGLPHKAPKALRVWLNPAHGPALAALPFDLVWATTWEEEADAFLAPLLGLPTMPFIAWSDPRPEPEGGVFWKTPEITAWAQGRPFAWVDDHITEADRSWVQAHHGGPALLHHVDPKAGLTAEDFAVLADWARRPA, from the coding sequence ATGCGGCCGGTGTTGCTGGTGGATGTGGACGGGCCGCTGAATCCGTATGCGGCGAAGCCGCACCGGCGGCCCGAGGGTTATGTGACGCACCGGCTGATGACGCCGCGGTGGGAGGCGGCTGAGCGGAGTCGGCTCGCTGCATGGGGGCTTCCCCACAAGGCCCCGAAGGCTCTGCGGGTCTGGCTCAATCCGGCGCACGGGCCCGCGCTCGCCGCGCTGCCGTTCGACCTGGTGTGGGCGACGACGTGGGAGGAGGAGGCCGATGCCTTCCTCGCGCCGCTCCTGGGGCTGCCCACGATGCCGTTCATCGCCTGGTCCGATCCGCGGCCCGAGCCCGAGGGCGGCGTGTTCTGGAAGACGCCGGAGATCACGGCCTGGGCGCAGGGCCGCCCGTTCGCCTGGGTGGACGACCACATCACGGAGGCGGACCGCAGCTGGGTGCAGGCCCACCACGGTGGTCCGGCGCTTCTTCACCATGTCGATCCGAAGGCCGGGCTGACGGCGGAGGACTTCGCGGTTCTGGCGGACTGGGCGCGTCGGCCGGCCTGA
- a CDS encoding DUF6939 family protein, translating to MSIRIASRRRSPASLTAAFPGAEIIDVTSKAPDPWVRLSPFYPHGGIPVPYSDGVSSESVEGIWQALKVFQDSDVDPAKLTVTTMVGLKRTVRRYGPVLGHRAGLHGDRLLPYETARRRIYLPAYRWILEHRVADLVELLRSKEDVVLLDYTTNGDVADPSSPLSHAALIQLHIEGRWPEEDGTAAADMADGQMP from the coding sequence ATGTCGATCCGCATCGCCAGCCGTCGCCGTTCACCGGCGTCACTGACCGCCGCGTTCCCCGGCGCGGAGATCATCGACGTGACCTCGAAGGCCCCGGATCCGTGGGTCCGGTTGAGCCCGTTCTATCCGCACGGCGGTATCCCGGTCCCCTACAGCGACGGAGTAAGCAGCGAGTCCGTGGAGGGGATCTGGCAGGCCCTCAAGGTCTTCCAGGACTCCGACGTCGACCCCGCGAAGCTCACGGTCACCACGATGGTGGGCCTGAAGCGGACGGTGCGCCGATACGGCCCCGTCCTCGGCCACCGCGCCGGGCTGCACGGCGATCGGCTTCTGCCCTACGAAACGGCCCGACGCCGGATCTACCTGCCGGCTTACCGCTGGATCCTTGAGCATCGTGTCGCTGACCTGGTCGAGCTGCTGCGGAGCAAGGAGGACGTCGTCCTCCTGGACTACACCACCAACGGGGACGTCGCCGATCCATCCAGTCCGCTCTCCCACGCCGCGCTCATCCAACTCCACATCGAGGGCCGCTGGCCGGAGGAGGACGGCACAGCCGCTGCCGACATGGCCGACGGTCAGATGCCTTAA
- a CDS encoding peptidase inhibitor family I36 protein yields MAEGRITVLRRMSRVVVAVGVLLALAPAGHASAADGQRLPDFFWKNGAEAAGPDTCPKGYFCLYADPDFNYTTNEWGGYEKPTGGNMFATRVAVANLGQGMNDRASSLVNNTGRPMRIYEDADYRGHEHRIGTVRSHFRTLRPAPSHTSSERYGPEVGFDWNDKISSVRA; encoded by the coding sequence ATGGCAGAAGGAAGGATCACTGTGCTGAGGCGCATGAGCCGGGTCGTGGTGGCGGTCGGGGTGCTGCTTGCGCTGGCCCCCGCAGGCCACGCAAGTGCAGCGGATGGGCAGAGGTTGCCCGACTTCTTCTGGAAGAACGGCGCGGAGGCCGCAGGCCCCGATACGTGCCCGAAGGGCTACTTCTGCCTGTATGCCGACCCCGACTTCAACTACACGACGAACGAGTGGGGCGGCTATGAGAAGCCGACGGGCGGCAACATGTTCGCCACTCGGGTGGCGGTTGCCAACCTCGGACAGGGCATGAACGATCGGGCCTCCTCCCTGGTCAACAACACCGGCAGGCCCATGCGGATCTATGAGGACGCGGACTACCGCGGTCACGAGCACCGAATCGGAACTGTCCGCAGCCACTTCCGCACACTGCGACCGGCTCCGTCCCACACCAGTAGCGAGCGGTACGGACCCGAGGTGGGCTTCGACTGGAACGACAAGATCAGTTCCGTGCGGGCCTGA
- a CDS encoding alpha/beta fold hydrolase: MDFFTSYDGTTLAFRTLGDGPPLICLPGGPGRAADYLGDLGGLSAHRTLILPDTRGTGGSAMPADLATCRVDRLVADVEALRHHLGLDRVDLLGHSAGGSLAMLYAAAHPDRLTSLTLVTPSFAAVGLPSDTGVDEVIAARAAEPWHAEAVTAHRHMKTANTFAEAAPYRFAFEPLMYGRWDDAARAHAAADPAQRSLPVSEHYYKDYTPDSQELRRRLGALPSPVLLLAGEVDLWPTAKSAADAASLFPEAKLAIQPGAGHYPWLDDPQAFTAQVEGFLSEVS, translated from the coding sequence ATGGATTTCTTCACCTCGTACGACGGAACCACGCTCGCCTTCCGCACCCTCGGCGACGGCCCGCCACTGATCTGCCTCCCCGGCGGCCCCGGCCGCGCAGCCGACTACCTCGGCGACCTGGGCGGCCTGTCCGCCCACCGCACCCTGATCCTGCCCGACACGCGCGGCACCGGCGGCTCGGCGATGCCCGCCGACCTGGCCACCTGCCGAGTCGACCGCCTGGTAGCCGACGTCGAGGCGCTGCGCCACCACCTCGGCCTGGACCGCGTGGACCTGCTCGGCCACTCCGCCGGCGGCAGCCTGGCCATGCTCTACGCCGCCGCCCACCCCGACCGGCTCACCAGCCTGACCCTGGTCACCCCCTCGTTCGCCGCCGTCGGGCTGCCCTCCGACACCGGCGTGGATGAGGTGATCGCCGCCCGCGCGGCCGAGCCCTGGCACGCGGAGGCCGTGACGGCACACCGGCACATGAAGACCGCGAACACCTTCGCCGAGGCCGCTCCGTACCGATTCGCCTTCGAGCCGCTGATGTACGGCCGCTGGGACGACGCCGCCCGCGCCCACGCCGCCGCCGACCCCGCCCAGCGTTCGCTCCCCGTCAGCGAGCACTACTACAAGGACTACACGCCCGACAGCCAGGAACTCCGGCGCCGCCTGGGCGCCCTACCCAGCCCGGTGCTGCTCCTCGCGGGCGAGGTGGACCTGTGGCCCACCGCCAAGTCCGCCGCCGATGCCGCGTCACTCTTCCCCGAGGCGAAGCTCGCCATCCAGCCGGGCGCCGGCCACTACCCGTGGCTGGACGACCCACAGGCGTTCACAGCGCAGGTAGAGGGCTTCCTTTCCGAAGTCAGCTGA